The following nucleotide sequence is from Dyella sp. BiH032.
CGGCGAGCGCATCGTGCCGATCGTGGCCGACGAGGCGCGCACCTTCGGCATGGAAGGCATGTTCCGCCAGATCGGCATCTACGCGCCGTTCGGCCAGAAGTACCGTCCGCAGGACGCCGACCAGCTCCTCTATTACCGCGAGGACCAGAAGGGCCAGGTGCTGCAGGAAGGCATTTCCGAAGCCGGCGGCATGGCCGCCTGGATGGCCGCGGCCACCAGTTACAGCATCAGCAACGTGCCGATGCTGCCGTTCTTCATCTACTACTCGATGTTCGGCTTCCAGCGCATTGGCGATCTGGCTTGGGCCGCCGGCGACATGCGCGCGCGCGGCTTCCTGATCGGCGGCACCTCGGGCCGCACCACGCTCAATGGCGAAGGTCTCCAGCACGAGGACGGCAGCTCGCACCTGATGTCCGGCGCGATCCCGAACGTGAAGTCGTACGACCCGACCTTCTCCTACGAAGTGGCGGTCATCATGCAGGACGGTACGCGCCGCATGCTCCAGGAGCAGGAGGACGTGTACTACTACATCACCGTGATGAACGAGAACTACAGCCATCCGGATCTGCCGGCGGGCGTGGAAGAGCACATCATCAAGGGCATGTACCTGTTCAAGGATGCCGGCAAGCCGAAGAAGGGCGAGCCGCGCGTGCAGTTGCTCGGTTCCGGCACGATCCTGCGCGAGGTGATCGCTGCCGCCGAGCTGCTGGAGAAGGACTTCGGCGTCACCGCCGACATCTGGTCGGTGCCGAGCTTCAGCGAAGTGCGCCGCGACGGTTTCGATGCCGAGCGCTGGAACCGCCTGCATCCGGAAGCCGAACAGCGCTTGCCGCACGTGACGGCGCTGCTGCAGGGCCGCCAGGGCCCGGCCATCGCCGCCACCGACTACGTGCGCGAGTTCGCCGACCAGATCCGCGCCTTCATGCCGGACGGCATGCGCTACACGGTGCTGGGCACCGACGGTTTCGGCCGTTCGGATACGCGCGAGCACCTGCGCGGCTTCTTTGAGGTGGACCGCTACTGGATCGCGCATGCGGCGCTGGCCGCGCTGGCGAAGGACGGCAAGGTCAATCCGAAGGACGTCGCCCGCGCCATGAAGGAGTACAAGCTGGATCCGGAAAAGCCGAATCCGCTCACGGTCTGACGTTACCGACGTGGCAAAAAAGAAACCCGCCGAAAGGCGGGTTTCTCGTTTCAGGCCTTATGGACGTCCAGACGTCCGGCGGCGCGTTCCGCGCGGTCTCAATCTTCGTCGTCGCCTCGGAACGCGCGGCGCAGCAGCAGGAAGGCACCGATGGTGCCGGCCACGATGGCCACGGTCGCCACCGGGTGCCGGGTGACCTGGCGGCGCAGGCGGCGGTACTGGTAATTGGCTTCGTCCGCGATGTCCTCCGCAGCATGCGAGAGGCGGCGCGCGTAGTCGTGCTTGTGGCGGCCGAAACGGCGGCGCATGTCGCGGCCACGCTCCATCAGGCTGTCGGTGTGGTCGCCTGCCACGTCGGCGTAGTGGCGGGCGCGCTCGCGAACCTGGTCGCCGATGCCGTTGATGGTGCTTTCGATGTCGCGATTCCGGGCCATGGCGAGTTCTCCTTGAGACAGATCTCAGACCATGCCAGCGCCATCGTGAGCGGTGCGTAAACAGCGCTGTAAAGGTTCAGCTATGACGACCCGTCCTGGTCTGCCGTGCCTCATTCCACCACGCCATAGGGGCCGCCTTGCTCCAGTGCGCGCCGGTAGGCAGGCCGGGCGTGGATGCGCTGGAGAAAGCCCCACAAGCGGGGATACGCGGCCTCGGTCAGGCCGGCGCGGGAAGCGGCGGCTTCGAGCGGGAAGCTCATCTGGATGTCCGCGGCCGTGAACCGGTCGCCGCCGAACCAGGGGGATTCCGCCAGCGCGCCCTCCAGATATTCGAGGTGGGTCTTCAGTTGCGGGTCCACGAACACCCGCTGGGTCTTCGCCGCGATGCTCCGCAACAGCGGGCGGACGAAGAACGGCGCCGGACTCTTCGCCAAGCGGGAGAACACCAGCTTCAGCAGCAGCGGTGGCATGGCCGAGCCCTCGGCGTAATGCAGCCAGTAAGTGCAGCGCAGGCGGTCGCGGGTGCCCGGCGCGGGCAGCAGGCGCCCCTCGCCGTAGCGGTCGGCGAGGTACTCGACGATCGCGCCGGACTCGGCCAGGGTCAGCTCGCCGTCGGTGATCACCGGTGACTTGCCCAACGGATGCACCTGGCGCAGTTCCGGCGGCGCCAGCAAGGTCCGTGGGTCGCGCTCGTAGCGCCTGATCTCGTACGGCAGGCCGAGCTCCTCGAGCAGCCACAGGATGCGCTGGGAGCGGGAGTGGTTGAGATGGTGCACGGTGATCATGGCTTCGCCTTGCTTGATGGAAGGCCGGCTTGGTGGAAGACCGGCGCAGCTCGATGGTCGGCGCGGCCGCAACCGTCATGAGCGGCCAGATCGATATCTGCCGCCGTTACAGCGTATCCGCGGCGGGCTGGCTCAGCTCGTCCGGCTCCGCATGCAGGCGCTGGCGCCGGCGCAGGCTGGGGAACATCCACATCCACAGGCCTACGACGACCAAGGTGCCGATGCCGCCGATCAGGGTGGCGTTGATCGCGCCTGCCCAGGCCGCGAGCAGGCCGGATTCGAACTCGCCGAGCTGGTTGGAGGTATTGATGAAGATCGCGTTCACCGCACTGACGCGGCCGCGCATGTCGTCCGGCGTATCCAGCTGTACCAGCGCACCGCGGATCACCATGCTCACCATGTCGAACGCGCCCAGCGCGAACAGCGCCGCCAACGACAGCCATAGCCGGGTGGACAAGGCGAACACGAGCGTCGCCACGCCGAAACCGGCCACCGAAGCGAACATGAGGGTGCCGACGCGACGCTCCATGTTGTGCCGTGCCAGCCACAGCGACATCAGCAGCGCGCCTACCGCCGGCGCGGCGCGCAGCAGGCCCAGGCCCCAGGGGCCAGTGTGCAGCACGTCCTTGGCGAAGATCGGCAGCAGGGCCGTGGCGCCGCCGAGCAGCACGGCGAACAGGTCCAGCGAGATCACGCCCAGCACGTCCGGCCGTGCGCGGATGAAATGCACGCCGGCGAACAGCGTCTTGAGGGTGGCCGGCTCGCGTTTCGGTTGCGCTTGTTCGTAGCGAAGCCGGCTCATCAGAACCACCGAGCCGAGATAGAGCAGAGCGCACACCGTGTACACCACGCCCGGACCGGCGACATAAAGCAGGCCGCCGAGCGCCGGGCCCATGATCATCGCCGCCTGGCCGGCGGAGGCGTTCACTGCCATCGCGCGCCCCAGGATCTCCGGGGGCACCAACGCCGGCAGCATGGATTGCATGGCTGGAAACTCGAAGGCCTTCGCCACGCCGATGACGAACACCAGCGCGAGGATGCCGGTCTCGTGCGCGGCGTGGAACAGGCTCAATGCGGCGAGCACCCCGATGGCCAGGAGATCCACGATCTGGCCGAGCAGCACAATACGGCGCCGTTCGAACTGGTCGGCCACGTGCCCGGCGGGCAAGGCCAGCAGCACCGATGGAAAGAACTGCACCAGGCCGATCAGGCCGAGATCGAGCGCGCGCCCGGTGATCTCATAGATCTGCCAGCCCACGGCGACCGAGAGCATTTGGAAACCGAAGCCGGAGGCGATGCGCGCGAACCAGAACTGGACGAAGGCGGGATGCTGCCGCAGCTGCGCGGCCGTGCTCGAGGTCGACATGGCGGTCCTTCTCGGGGAGCGCGCATTATCCGGTGCCGCGCAGGCCCGGCAACACGCAGACGTGCTTTACGCCGCCATGCCTCCGATTTGACCCGGTATTGCCGCCGCATTGGCTAGCGTGTCGACGGGTTCTACCGTGGAGAAATGCCGCATGGGCCGATCCGCCGAACACGTGTATACGGACTCGAACGCCATCCAGGCCCTCGAGGCGCTGGTGCGCGAATTGCCCACCAATGGCCACGTGCGCCTGCTGCTGAAGGACGGCGCCACCTGCGAGGGCATCATCGTGGAGCGCCCGAACGTGCAGCTCTACCAGAACGCCGAGGCGCAGGAGGGCATCAACGGCGAGGTCCGCCTGGAGCGTCCGGACAGGCCGGACTGGCACCGCTGGGTCTGGCTGGACGATATCGCTCGCGTCGAGCACCTGGATTCCACCATGGGGAGCGAGTGCTAGAGCGCGTGGCGATCGGCTTCTCCCCGGCGCCGTCCAAGAGCACCTAGGCCCGGCGCGTGAATCCGTCCTCGCTCCATGCTTCGCTGCCCACCCCGTGGCGTACGAAGAACAGCCCCTCCGGGTCATAGCGGCGCTTGGCCGCCGCCAGCCGCGGATAGTTGGAGCCCCAGAAGCGCTGCTGCCAATCGCGCAGGAAGTAGTCGCTCTCCGAGACATACGAACCCGCATCCGGCGCGACCTTCAGCAGGGCCTGCATGGCTTGGTCGATCTTCTGCGCCTGCCGGCGCGCCCCGGCCAGGTCCGGGCTGCGCCCCGGCAGGCCGGCGAACGCCGGCTCGCCGCCATCGGCACAGATCGCCAGCGCAAAGGCTTCGAGCAGGTCCGGGTTCGTCGCCGTATCGCGCGCCCGTTCGATCGCGTCGGCTGGCGCTCCTGCGAGACCCTTGTTGAAATGCAGCGCATAGTCGAAGTGCTGCGAAGCCGCGAACAGGGCACCGGCGAGCGCGTCTTGCCGCGCTGGTTGCAGAAGCGCGGCCGGCATCCAGGCCGACTGGTAGGCATGGATGAACCAGCCCACCTGGTCGTGATCGCCGCGCCAGATCATATGGTGCGCCGGAGTACCGGGCCGATCATCCGAAACGATGTACTGCGGCGCATGCTCGCGAAAGTACGCCGCGTCCCAGAAATGGCGGGCAGGCAAGGCGATGGTCTGGATCGGCTCGGCGAGGCTGTATTCGGGGCGTGCCTTGATCCAGGCGAGGAAGGGTGCCCAAGTCTGCTGTGCCTGTTCCTGCGTAAGGCCTTGGAACACCATCGACAGCTTCAGCGTGTCGCCGTCGCGGAAGGCCACCTGCTCGCCCCAGTGCGGGTTGAACAGCGCTTCGCGGTAGAACGACACGAACTGGCCGATCAATGCGCGGAACGCTTCGCGCGAAGCAGCCTTGATGCGCCCCATCACCGCGCCGAAGAACTCCGGCAGGTCGAAGGTGCGCAAGGTCAGCCGCGTCACCATGCCCAGGCTGCCGCCACCGCCCCCTTTGATGCCCCAGAACAGTTCCGGGTCTTTATAGGCGTTTACCACGCGCACCTTGCCGTCGGCGGTGACGACTTCCGCCTCCAGCAGGTTACCGGCCGCGCTGCCGAAGCCTTTGGAGAAGCTGCCGAAGCCGCCGCTCTGAACCAGCCCGGCCACGCCGACGGTGGCGCAGCCGCCGCCTTGCACGTACCGCCGGGCCTGGGTGGTGACCGCGTGATAGGCGTCGATCCACATCGCGCCGGCCTGCACGCTCACCGCCGGCACCGGCTGCGCACGCGCCTCGCCTCCGCGGGGCACGAAGGCGTCGTGGAGGGTGATCTGGTTCATGTGGCGAGTCCACACCAAAAGCGAGTCCGGCGCCTCCGAGGTGCCCTGGTAGCTGTGGCCGCCGCCCTTCACCACCAGGCGCAGGCGATGCTGGCGGGCGAAGTCGACCGCGGCCGCCACGTCGGCCGGGCTTTCGGCGGCCACCGCGTAAGCGCTGGGTTGGGATACCCAGGCATCGGCCCAGCCGCTGGTCTGGGTAAGGGCCGGGTCGTCGCCGAGGGCGAACGGGTTGTCCAGCAGGCGCACGGCCTCGTCGCAGGCCGCCGAAGGACATGCGGCGAACGGCGAACGCGGTTGCAGCAGGCGGCCACCCACCTGCCGCCGTAATTCGTCCCACCGCGCCGGCGCCGGCCAACCGGGCTGGCCGGGGCGGACGCGGTGAAACGTCCGCAGCCCGGCGAGCGCGCTGTTCGCGCCGGCTGGCGTCCCCGCGACGGCGGCACCGGCGCGCCACGCCAATGGCAGCAGCGGGAGGGCGAGAGAGGCTTTGAGCAGGTCGCGGCGTTTCATGGGTAGAGGCTCGTGGAAGGCGCGCGGCGCCGGATGCCCCGCATGCTGTGCCGCTTCCGGCACGCATCCCAGCGCCAGGTGACTGATCGCGGGGTGCCAGGGACGGATGGCGGACCGCCGGGACGAGCCGCGGCCCCCGTAGAATGCCGGCCATGCAAACCCGGCCCGGCCTCGACTACCAGGACTTCCAGCGTTGGCGCCGGCCGCT
It contains:
- a CDS encoding MFS transporter translates to MSTSSTAAQLRQHPAFVQFWFARIASGFGFQMLSVAVGWQIYEITGRALDLGLIGLVQFFPSVLLALPAGHVADQFERRRIVLLGQIVDLLAIGVLAALSLFHAAHETGILALVFVIGVAKAFEFPAMQSMLPALVPPEILGRAMAVNASAGQAAMIMGPALGGLLYVAGPGVVYTVCALLYLGSVVLMSRLRYEQAQPKREPATLKTLFAGVHFIRARPDVLGVISLDLFAVLLGGATALLPIFAKDVLHTGPWGLGLLRAAPAVGALLMSLWLARHNMERRVGTLMFASVAGFGVATLVFALSTRLWLSLAALFALGAFDMVSMVIRGALVQLDTPDDMRGRVSAVNAIFINTSNQLGEFESGLLAAWAGAINATLIGGIGTLVVVGLWMWMFPSLRRRQRLHAEPDELSQPAADTL
- a CDS encoding glutathione S-transferase — encoded protein: MITVHHLNHSRSQRILWLLEELGLPYEIRRYERDPRTLLAPPELRQVHPLGKSPVITDGELTLAESGAIVEYLADRYGEGRLLPAPGTRDRLRCTYWLHYAEGSAMPPLLLKLVFSRLAKSPAPFFVRPLLRSIAAKTQRVFVDPQLKTHLEYLEGALAESPWFGGDRFTAADIQMSFPLEAAASRAGLTEAAYPRLWGFLQRIHARPAYRRALEQGGPYGVVE
- a CDS encoding DUF3247 family protein, with the protein product MGRSAEHVYTDSNAIQALEALVRELPTNGHVRLLLKDGATCEGIIVERPNVQLYQNAEAQEGINGEVRLERPDRPDWHRWVWLDDIARVEHLDSTMGSEC
- a CDS encoding FAD-binding protein, with protein sequence MKRRDLLKASLALPLLPLAWRAGAAVAGTPAGANSALAGLRTFHRVRPGQPGWPAPARWDELRRQVGGRLLQPRSPFAACPSAACDEAVRLLDNPFALGDDPALTQTSGWADAWVSQPSAYAVAAESPADVAAAVDFARQHRLRLVVKGGGHSYQGTSEAPDSLLVWTRHMNQITLHDAFVPRGGEARAQPVPAVSVQAGAMWIDAYHAVTTQARRYVQGGGCATVGVAGLVQSGGFGSFSKGFGSAAGNLLEAEVVTADGKVRVVNAYKDPELFWGIKGGGGGSLGMVTRLTLRTFDLPEFFGAVMGRIKAASREAFRALIGQFVSFYREALFNPHWGEQVAFRDGDTLKLSMVFQGLTQEQAQQTWAPFLAWIKARPEYSLAEPIQTIALPARHFWDAAYFREHAPQYIVSDDRPGTPAHHMIWRGDHDQVGWFIHAYQSAWMPAALLQPARQDALAGALFAASQHFDYALHFNKGLAGAPADAIERARDTATNPDLLEAFALAICADGGEPAFAGLPGRSPDLAGARRQAQKIDQAMQALLKVAPDAGSYVSESDYFLRDWQQRFWGSNYPRLAAAKRRYDPEGLFFVRHGVGSEAWSEDGFTRRA